The nucleotide sequence GCGACGTGGTCACGCGGGTGAACGACAAGGTCATCAAGACCGCCAACGACTTCCGCCGCGAGCTCCGGTACTCGGTCGCGCTCGAAGCCGGCATTTTCCACATCACGCGCGGTAACGAGAAGATCAACCGCATCGTCTACTTCAAAAACGGACTGGAAAAATAGCCGCAGGCAGGACCGGTGCTCGCGGGTCGGTTGTCGCCCGACCCACTGTGTTTACGTCCGGCAGTTCCAAGTCGCGCGCTTCTCCGGCATCACTTGTAGCTCCGCTCGACGAGCTTGATGGCATCGAACACGAGCGGTTCCTCGTTGCGGATCGGGGTCTTGCCCTCGCCCGCGTACTCCCACGCGGCGACGTGGCAGAATTTGCTGTCGTCGCGCTGCGCCTCGCCGTCGGACGTCTGGTGCTCCACGCGGAAGTGCCCGCCGCAGCTCTCCTCGCGCACCAGCGCGTCGCGGGCCAGCAGTTCGCCGAACTCCATGAAGTCGGAGACGCGGTTCGCCCGCTCGAGCGCGGTGTTCAGGTCCGCGTCGCTGCCCGGCACGTTCACGTTCGCCCAGAACTCGGCCCGCAATTCCTGAATGCGCACGATCGCGGATTCCAGACTGTATCGAGTGCGGGCCATGCCGACCTTCTCCCACATCACGTTGCCGAGCTCGCGGTGCAGTTCGGTCGCGGTCTTCTTGCCCTTGATTGAGAGCAGCTTCTTGATGCGTTCCGTGGCCTCGGCCTCGGTCCGCTTGAACTCCGGGTGGTCGGTCGGCGTCACACCGGGCTTCTCGCCCGCCAGCCAGTGCGTGAGCGTGTACGGGAGCACGAAGTACCCATCGGCGAGCCCCTGCATGAGCGCGGACGCGCCGAGCCGGTTCGCCCCGTGGTCCGAGAAGTTCGCTTCGCCGACCACGAACAGCCCCGGTACGTTCGACATGAGTTCGTAGTTCACCCACGACCCGCCCATCGTGTAGTGGACGGCGGGGTAGATCCGCATCGGGCGCTCGTACCCGCTCTCGGCGGTGATGCGCTCGTACATCTCGAACAGGTTGCTGTACTTCTCCTCGATCTTCGCGCGCCCCTGCTTCGCGATCGCGGTCGCGAAGTCGAGGTACACCCCCCGCGCGCCCGGCCCGACCCCGCGCCCGTCGTCGCACGCCTCCTTCGCGGCCCGGCTCGCGATGTCGCGCGGCGCGAGGTTGCCGTAGCTCGGGTACTTGCGCTCGAGGTAGTAGTCGCGCGCGGCCTCGGGGATCTCGCTCGGGTGCTTGCCGCAATCGGCCTTGTCCTTCGGCACCCACACGCGGCCGTCGTTCCGCAGCGATTCGCTCATGAGGGTGAGCTTCGACTGGTGGTCGCCGGTCACCGGGATACAGGTCGGGTGGATCTGCGTGTAGCACGGGTTCGCGAACGTCGCGCCGCGCTTGTACGCGCGGTACGTGGCCGTGACGTTGCACCCGATCGCGTTCGTCGAGAGGAAGAACACGTTGCCGTACCCGCCGGTCGCGAGCACCACCGCGTCGGCCGTGTGCGACTCGATTTTGCCCGTTTCGAGGTGCCGGGTGACGATCCCGCGCGCCTTACCGTCGACCACGACGAGGTCGAGCATCTCGCAGCGCGGGAACATCTTCACCGCGCCCAGCCCGATCTGCCGGCTGAGCGCCTGGTACGCGCCGAGCAGGAGTTGCTGACCCGTTTGCCCGCGGCAGTAGAACGTGCGCTGGAGCTGCGCGCCGCCGAAGCTGCGGGTATCGAGCAGCCCACCGTACTCGCGCGCGAACGGCACGCCCTGCGCGACGCACTGGTCGATGATGTTCACGCTCACTTCCGCGAGCCGGTGAACGTTCGCCTCGCGCGAGCGGAAGTCGCCGCCCTTCACGGTGTCGTAAAAGAGCCGGTGGACGCTGTCGCCATCGTTGCGGTAGTTCTTCGCGGCGTTGATGCCGCCCTGCGCCGCGATGCTGTGGGCGCGCCGGGGCGAGTCCTGGAAGCAGAAGCACGAGACCTTGTAGCCGAGTTCGGCGAGCGAGGCCGCGGCGCTCCCACCGGCCAGCCCGCTGCCGACCACGATGACGTGGTACTTCGACTTGTTGGCCGGGTTGATGAGCCGCTGGTCCTTTTTGAACCGCGACCACTTCTCGGCCGTCGGCCCGCCCGGAACGCGCGCGTCAAGTTGCATGGTTCACTCTCGGCGAAGAGAAGGGATGAAGAGATACAGGGGCGAGCGGGTGAAAGGAGCCCGGCAACCGGGCGGCGCGGCTCTCGGTGCGAGGCGATCGGTGAACGTCTTCGCCCGTTCACCCGCCCCCTCTTCACCCCGACTCTTCAAATCAAAGGGCCTTGCCGTACAGCAGGAGCGGCGGGGCGAGTCCGGCCCAAACACCGATCACGATCCCGAGGTTACCCACCAAAATCGTGGCCGCGATCGCGACACCCAGCAGCCGAATCAGCGGGGCGAACCGGTTGTTCTTCAGCCCGAGCGTTTGGAACGCGCTCTGGACGCCGTGCAGCAGGTGAACGAACAACACGACCTGTGCCACGATGTACAGAACGGCCAACCACGGCGTCGTGAACCCGGCCACGACCATGTTGTACACGTCGTGCCGCCCGTCTTTGTCCTTCAGTTCCAGGTAATTCACGACCTTCCCCGGCTCCACTTCCACCGATTGGAGGCCCAACAGTGTGAAGTGCGCGAGGTGGAACAGGACGAACAGCCCGACCACGGCCCCGCTCCAGATCATCGTGCGACTGGAAACCGTCGCTTGGACGCTGCCCGGGTACGCGTACCCGATCGGGCGCGCGGCGCGCGACCGCAGCTTCAAGCGGATCGCGAGTGCGAGGTGCAACAGGAAGATCGCGAGCAGCCCGGCGCGTGCGATCCAGAGGAGGGCGCCCAGGCTGTGCGTGAGGAAGTGGGCGTAGCTGTTGATCGCGTCCGGCCCCTGGAACACTTTCAGGTTGCCGATCATGTGGAAGACGCTGAACCCGGCCAGCCCCAAGCCGGTAAGCGCAACAGTGACCTTCGCACCGACGCTGGAGTCGAAGAACGCCCGCAAGAACGGGGCTGCTTGGCGGTCGGACTTGAGGGCCGGTGGCCCCTTCGGGTGGCGGACGGTAGTGGATGACATCGGCACCTGCGTCTCGCGTGTTCGGGGACGGCTACACCTATTCTAGCGCTGCTCAACGAACCGGCGATGCGATTTGCTGCGAGCTCCCGCGCACCGCGGTTCCGGGCGCGGCGCCGGGACACGAACCGAAACTCCGCGCGGAGCGCAACTTGTGACATCGCGCAGCAATGTCACCGCACGCCGATCTTCAGCAACACCTTGCCGCCTTTGCCGGGCGTAGCGGCGTGCTCGACCGCCTTGCGCACGTCTTCGAGCGGGTAGGTGGCTGCGAACTGCGTTTGTAATACGCCCTCGTTCATCAGTTCGCGCATCCGGCGGAACAGCTTCAGCATCGTGAGGATGCGCTGTTTCTTGGCCCACGCGCCGAGCCAAAAGCCCTCCACACTGAGATCGTTCCCGATGAAGTAGCGCGGGTGAACCGAAATGGGCTCGTCCGAGAGCGAGCCGAACAACAGGCACCGCCCGCCGTGGGCCAGCGACGCGATCACCTGTGAGCCCGTCTCGCCGCCCACAGGATCGATCGCGTACCGCACGCCGTCGGGAACGAGTTTCCGCACCTGTTCCGGGATCGGGCCGTCCGATTCGACGATGACGTGATCCGCGCCGAGCTTCTTCAGTTCCTCGACCTGCTCGCGCCGGCGCACCACGTTGATCGTGCGAAACACGAACTTGTGCCCGAGCCGGATCACCATCTTCCCGAGTTCCCCGCCGGCCGCACTCTGGAGCACCCACGCGCCGCGCGTGACCTTCAGCACGTCCTGCGTCATGGCCAGCGCGGTCGCCGGGTTCACGAAGAACGATGCGGCCTGCTCGTCGCTCATCGCGTCCGGGACCGGGATCACCTGGCGCGCGGACGTGACGGTGTACTCGGCCCAGTTGCCGACGCGGTCGTTAATCACCGCGACGCGCTTGCCCTTGCGCAACCACCCCAGCACCCCGCCGCCGGTCGCCTCCACCACGCCCACGCCCTCGAACCCGGGCGTCGCGGGGAACTGCGGTTTGAGACCGTACTTCCCCCCAATGTACATGAGATCGGACGGGTTCACGGGGCTGGCGAGCATGCGCACCAGGACCTCGCCGCGCCGGGGTTGCGGGGCCGGAACGTCGTCTTCGAGGCGCAACACTTCGGCCGGCGGACCGACCCGATCGAACACGACACGTTTCACAGCGCTTCCTCAGCGGAACGGGGCTCGCGATGATACATTCAGTATCTATCCGCGCGCGGTTGTGAAGGCTCCGCGGGCGCGCCGGTCCGCGATCGCTCCCAACGAAGAAAGTGCGAATGTCCCTTTCCGACTTCCTCACGGCGTTCTGGCCAGATATCGCCGGCTGGCTGCTGCTGACCGAAGTGCTACTGACCGTCGGCACGCTGCTCGCGGTGATGCACATCAAGCGCGAACCGATGTCGGCGATCGCGTGGTCGCTCACGGTGCTGCTGGTGCCGTTCTTCGGCGCGTTCCTGTTTCTGGTCTTCGGCTACCAGACCGTCCACCGCCGGTTGCGCCGGCGCCGGGAGCGGAGCAAGGCGTACAAGGCGTTCACCGCGCGCACCGGCGGCCCGTCCGCGGGCGTTCGGCCCGAGTTGGAAGTGCTCGCCAAATTGGGGCACCACGGCGACGGCTTCCCGGTCACGGGGGGGAACGCCGTCGCCCTGTACCACGAGGGCAACGCCGCGTTCGAGGCCATGCTCCAAGCGATCGAATCGGCGCAACACCACGTTCACTCGCAGTTCTTCATTTGCCACTCGGACGATACCGGGAAGCGGTTCATTAACGCGCTGCGCGCGTGTGCCAAGCGGAAGGTGGAAGTGCGGTTCCTGGTGGACTGGGTGGGGTCATACGGGCTGTCGTCGCGCCTGTTGCGAGAACTCGAAGCGGACGGCGGGCGGGTCGCGTCGTTTTTGCCGCTCGTGAACCCGCTGCGGGTGAACTTGCGGAACCACCGCAAGATCCTGGTCGTGGACGGGCACACCGGGTTCGCCGGGGGGCTGAACATCGGCGACGAGTACCTCAGCAAGTGCCCGACGTTCGGTTACTGGCGCGACACGCACTTCCGCATCGCGGGGCCGGCTGTCGAGGGACTCCAGCACACGTTCCTCGACGACTGGCACTTCACCACCAACGAGGCCGTGAAGGGCGGCAGGTACTTCCCCGCGCCCGAAAAACGCGCGCCGGGAACGGTGCTCGCACAAGTGGTCGCGTCCGGGCCGGACGCGGAGTATAAGGCGATCCGCGAGACCTACGTCGCGGCCATTCTGCGGGCGCGCGAGCGGGTGTGGATCGCCAGCCCGTACTTCGTGCCCGATGCGGGGTTCCGCGACGCCCTCGTGATCGCAGCGCGGTCCGGGGTCGACGTGCGACTGCTGGGGTTGTGCCGCCCGGACAAATGGCTCCCGTTCCTGGCGGCCCGGTACTACTGGACGGACATGCTCGCGGCGGGGGTGAAAGTGTACCAGTACACGCGGGGCATGTTGCACAGCAAGTTGGTGCTGGTGGACGACGAATGGGCGTCCGTCGGCTCCGCGAACACGGACAACCGCAGCCTGTTTCTCAACTTCGAGTGCAACGTTCAGTTCTTCGACGCGGGCGTCGTGAAGGGATTGGAAGAGGCGTACTTGGCGGACCTGGAGTGGTCGGTGCGACTCGACCCGGACGTGTACGCGACCCGCCCGCTGGTGGGGCGCCTCGCCGAGAATGCGTGCCGGCTATTTAGCCCGGTGTTGTGACCCGAAGCCCAAAGCGCACAGGGCTCCCGCCCTGTGCTACGCCAGACGGCCCCTCCGGGGCGAAGACAAAACCCCTCTTCCGTCGGCGGTTGTAACACCGGTCTACCGCCCCGTGTGCTCTTTCGCCCGATCGGGGCATTCTCATAAATTAGCTGCAAACCCGATTGCGGCCCGTGCGCTTGGCCTCATACAGTTTCTGGTCGGCCGTGTGGCGCAGGTCGGTCGTGCTGGCGTTGTCGTCGCCCATCGTGCTCGCCAGTCCGATGCTGATCGTGAGGTTGACCGGGGTGGTCTCGAACCGGAACTGGTGCTCGGCCACCGCTTCGCGGATGCGCTCCGCGACCTGCAGCGCGCCCTCGAGCGTCGTTTCGACCAACACGACGACGAACTCTTCACCGCCGGAGCGGGCGAACAAGTCTTCCTGGCGCACGATCCCGCGGATCACGCCCGCCAGTTCGCGGAGCACGAAGTCGCCGCACAGGTGGCCCAGGCTGTCGTTGATCGTTTTGAACTTGTCGATGTCGATGGCCAGGACCGAGAGCGGCCGGTGGTGCCGCTGGGACCGCACGACCTCGCGCTCCAGGAACTCGTCCAGGTATCGCTGGTTGTGGATCTGCGTCAGCCCGTCGAGGATCGTGAGCCGGTAGATCTCTTCGTGGTACTCGGCCTCGATGTTCCCGCCCGCGAGGTAGCGGTACAGGCAGTTCCCGACCCGCAGGTAGTCGCCGTCGCTGAGCAACCGGGAGGTTTCGAGCTGTTTGTCGTTAACGAACGTGCCGTTGGTGCTGTTCTGATCGGACACGTGGTAGCCGTCCACGGCCGGTTCGATCAGCGCGTGCTTGCGCGAAACGGAGTGATCGGTGAGCCGGATGTCGCTGTCTTCCCCGCGCCCGAGGACGAGCGGCCGGTCGGTGAGCGGGTACCGGCACCCCATCGTCGGGCCGGTCGGGTAAATGTGAACCAGGCACGCTTCGCGTTTGGCCGTAAACAGTTTCTTCGGCGTGGAAACCCACGTCTCGGTGACCTTCTCGGCGATGACGCGCCCGGACGACGACATTGGTGGTGCTAGTCGGGGAGTGGGTTGTTCAGCCACTAGCACAATAGTAGGTCACAGAACCGGGGCGAGTCAAACGCGCCCGGTTCTTCCGGGAGGTTTGACTCGATTCCCGCACAGAACTTACCAACCGCAATTTAGTACAGACGCGAACAATTATTGCCGGGGTACAATCGGCGGCGACACGATGCCATTAATCTTCGCTCGCGGCTTGGTAAGGTCCACGAGGATCGGTTCGCGGGTCACAATCTCTTTCACGTTCCCGGCCGCGTCGCGTGCCGTGGCCTTCAGGTACACGCGGGCCGGGACGCCCACCGGGACGCGCCACCCGTACTGCCCGGTGTTCGCCAGGCGCTTCGCGATCGGGGCGTCCATGCCGGTGGCCCGAACCACCGGCTCGTTCCCGGTGGCGGCGACCGGCTTCCACGGCCCGGTCGCGGAATCACTCCACTCCAGGGTAATGGGGTCGTCGCCGAAGTTGCGGTCGCTGGCCTTCCACTGAATGATGAGCGTGTCCAGCGCGTTCGGGTCGGACACCGGCGCGAACAACTCGAGTTGCGGCGGGGTCACGTCGAGCACCACGCGCATGTCCGGCGCGTCCCCCGCGGCCGGTTCGCGCTCGCTCAACCCGGCGCCGCTCACGGGCACCAGGCGGAACCCGTAAGTGCCTTCGATTTGCGGGTTTTCCTTCGCGTCGAGCGACACGCGGACCGCCCCGCCCTTGCCGTCGTGCTGGCTCCACTTGCTCCACGAGCGCCCGTCGTCGCGCGTCACCCACAAATCGACGCGGCTGATGCCGGACGGCCCGCGCTGTTCGAGGTCGAAGCCGAGGTCAAATTTCGGGTAGTTGATGGCCTGGGCGCGCGTCAATTCGACCATCGGGTTGGTACCGCCGTTCCACCCACCGGCCGGGGTCGCGCCCCCAGGGGCGGGAAGCGGAGGGGCCTTCGGATCGACGGTCGCGAGCGGTTGCGGACCGCCCGTCTGCACCGGGCCACCTGTTAGCGGTGGATTACTGGGCAGCGGCTGCCCCTGCCCAGTGAACGGTGGGGTGCCGGGCAGCGGGTTGCTCGGCAACGGCGTACCGGCGGGCGGCTCCGGCTTGAACGTCGGCACGACCGGTGGTTGCGGGGACACCGGCCCCGGTCCCGGTGGGATAATCGGAGGGCCGATGGGCGTACCCGGGCCGGGACCGGCCGGCACGAGGTTCGACGGCGGGGGCGGAGTAAAAGCCCCCGCGCCCACGGCACCCGTCCCCGCGGGCGGAGCGGGCGGTGTTTCTTTAAGACTGGTGGAAGCGTTCGCGTTACCCGCCGGGAAGTCGTGGGTGATCTCGGTCACGTTCTTGGCGACGTCCACGGCGGTGATCTTCACCGTCACGCCCTCGGTGATCCCGCTCGAGAACCCCACGCCGTTCGGCGACGAGGGGTGAATCGTGACTTCCTGCCAGAACCCGTTCGGGTTGTTCGTGGCGCGGAAATGGACCTTCGTCCCCGCGTCGTTCGGGAACTTGTCTTCGATGGCCCACTTGACGACGATCTCGGCGCCGTTCCGCTTCGCATCAGTCACGCGGACCTGCGGCGCGGTGGTGTCGACCACCATTTTCAGGTCCGGCGGGTCGCTGGTGAGTTCGGCCGGGTCTTTGTTGCCCTTCAAGTCCACGATCTGCATCTTGAACCAGTACACGCCGTCGTCCTTCGCGACGAACACGAAGGCGTCCTTGTCCGGCGTAACGAACCCCTCCTGGTACCACGTGTTCTCGCCGTTACGGGCGACGTAGAGGACGACGTGCCGGATCGTCTTGCGGTCCTTCTTGTAATCGATGGGCAGCTTGATGTTCCGCGCGTTCATTGCGTGGTAGTCGGAGCCGACGGGCTGGCCCATCGTGAGCCCGAGCAGGGCGGCGGCGGCGAACGTCATGACTCATCCCCGGCGTGCGGAACGGAGCGCCCGCGTGGGCGCGAGCTGTATCGGGTGTATCGGCTGTGCCGGTAGAAGAATTCAGTATTTCGCGCGAGTCTCCAGAATTCATTCAAGTTGAATTCTCGAGCCGCGCAAGAACGGGCGGGGTTCCGGGCGGTAGAGACCATCAAGCAAGGAACGGGTAATGACCTCCGACGAATTGCAGCAACTCCTGGAAGGCGTGCGCACCGGGGCGATCGACGTGACCGACGCGACGGCCCGGTTGGGGCGAGCGTCGGTCGCGGAGCTGAGCTTCGCCACGCTCGACTTGGACCGCCAGCAGCGGTGCGGGTTCCCGGAGGTGGTGTTCGCGGAGGGGAAGACGGCCGAGTGGGTAGAAGGGGCGGTTCGGAGGCTCTCGGAAGCGGGGCAGGACTGCTTCGTGACGCGCGTAAGCGCGGAGCAGTCGGCCCACCTAGCTACTCACTTCCCGCACGCGGACCAGGACCGGCTCGCGCGCACCTTCTGGCTGCCCCTCGCGGGCGAGCGCCCGGCCCCGGTCGGTAGGGTGTGCGTCGTCACCGCGGGTACGAGCGACCTGCCCGTCGCGCAAGAAGCGCTCGTCACGGCGCGGGTGATGGGCGCGGGGGTGGAACTCATTGTGGACGTGGGCGTGGCCGGGCTGCACCGCATCTTGCGGCAGCGCGAGCGGCTCACCTCAGCGGACGTGGTGATCGTGGTCGCGGGGATGGACGGGGCGCTGCCGAGCGTGGTCGGCGGGCTGGTGGACTGCCCGGTGATCGCGTGCCCGACGAGCATCGGCTACGGGGCCGCGTTCGGCGGCGTCGCGGCGCTGCTCACGATGCTGAACAGTTGCTCGGCCGGCGTGTGCGTGGTGAACATTGATGCGGGCTTCAAGGCGGGCTACGTTGCCGCCCGCTTCACGAAGCGCCTTCAAACACCGAGCGCCCGTGGGTGATTCGGGCGGTTCGCGGCACTCGTTACCGGGCGCGCCCTTCAAGGCGCCGGCGGCATGCTCGCGGGCGAGAGCGGGCCGGGCGCGAGCGGCGGTTGCACGGCCAACTGGGTGCCGGAAGCCGTGGGGGAACCGGGCGGGGGCGGGGGCAGGAGCGGCGCGTCGAGGAACGCGGGGCCGTTACTCACGAGCGGGTCTTTTAGGTTCGAGGGCACGCTCCCAAATCCCCCCGAGGGGGAAGCGGCACCAATCGGGGAGGAACCGCTCGGGTACACGCTCGGCACGATCGGGCTGGCCGGCGCACCGATCGTTCCCGGGTTCCCGGGCTGAGCCGACGTGTTACCGAACGTTTGGGGCGGGCTCGTCAGCGAGTTGGAGCCGGTGCTGCCGTACCGCTGCGGGGTGATTCCGCCGGTCTGCTGAATGCCGCCACCGCTGGCACCCGCGCCGAAGGCCGGCGCCCCACCGGTCTTGGTGATCGACTGGCCGTTCGCCCCGATCGGGGGCGTGCCCGGGAGCCCCGGCCCCGGTTGCTTGGTGACGAGTTTGTCCTTCTTATCCTTGTCGGTGTTCATGCACCCGACGAGGCCGGTGCAGAGCAGCACCCCCAACCCGGCCGCCGCGCCCCGCACCCATCGCCCGCGCGTTCCTTGCGCCATGTTTCCGTTCCCCCGAACTCGACCGGAACTGGTTCCACCTCGCGACATCCGTGCCGCCCGGCTGGGACTCGTTCGTTTCGGTTGGGGGCAATAGCGGTGAGTAGAAGCGGAATCAAGCCGACCCGCGGAGTGGGACCACCCGCTCGTTGACACTCGCGGTTCGCCCGAGCCTTTTGGCGAACCGCGAGTGTCAACGAGCGGGTGGATTTCGCCATCGTTCACCAAATACGCCGACACGAGCAGCGATTGCCGCTCGTGTCGAGATGAACCGAAGTTCGGTCGAGTTAGCGCCCGCCGG is from Gemmata palustris and encodes:
- a CDS encoding fumarate reductase/succinate dehydrogenase flavoprotein subunit; translation: MQLDARVPGGPTAEKWSRFKKDQRLINPANKSKYHVIVVGSGLAGGSAAASLAELGYKVSCFCFQDSPRRAHSIAAQGGINAAKNYRNDGDSVHRLFYDTVKGGDFRSREANVHRLAEVSVNIIDQCVAQGVPFAREYGGLLDTRSFGGAQLQRTFYCRGQTGQQLLLGAYQALSRQIGLGAVKMFPRCEMLDLVVVDGKARGIVTRHLETGKIESHTADAVVLATGGYGNVFFLSTNAIGCNVTATYRAYKRGATFANPCYTQIHPTCIPVTGDHQSKLTLMSESLRNDGRVWVPKDKADCGKHPSEIPEAARDYYLERKYPSYGNLAPRDIASRAAKEACDDGRGVGPGARGVYLDFATAIAKQGRAKIEEKYSNLFEMYERITAESGYERPMRIYPAVHYTMGGSWVNYELMSNVPGLFVVGEANFSDHGANRLGASALMQGLADGYFVLPYTLTHWLAGEKPGVTPTDHPEFKRTEAEATERIKKLLSIKGKKTATELHRELGNVMWEKVGMARTRYSLESAIVRIQELRAEFWANVNVPGSDADLNTALERANRVSDFMEFGELLARDALVREESCGGHFRVEHQTSDGEAQRDDSKFCHVAAWEYAGEGKTPIRNEEPLVFDAIKLVERSYK
- a CDS encoding succinate dehydrogenase cytochrome b subunit, whose translation is MSSTTVRHPKGPPALKSDRQAAPFLRAFFDSSVGAKVTVALTGLGLAGFSVFHMIGNLKVFQGPDAINSYAHFLTHSLGALLWIARAGLLAIFLLHLALAIRLKLRSRAARPIGYAYPGSVQATVSSRTMIWSGAVVGLFVLFHLAHFTLLGLQSVEVEPGKVVNYLELKDKDGRHDVYNMVVAGFTTPWLAVLYIVAQVVLFVHLLHGVQSAFQTLGLKNNRFAPLIRLLGVAIAATILVGNLGIVIGVWAGLAPPLLLYGKAL
- a CDS encoding zinc-dependent alcohol dehydrogenase family protein, which gives rise to MKRVVFDRVGPPAEVLRLEDDVPAPQPRRGEVLVRMLASPVNPSDLMYIGGKYGLKPQFPATPGFEGVGVVEATGGGVLGWLRKGKRVAVINDRVGNWAEYTVTSARQVIPVPDAMSDEQAASFFVNPATALAMTQDVLKVTRGAWVLQSAAGGELGKMVIRLGHKFVFRTINVVRRREQVEELKKLGADHVIVESDGPIPEQVRKLVPDGVRYAIDPVGGETGSQVIASLAHGGRCLLFGSLSDEPISVHPRYFIGNDLSVEGFWLGAWAKKQRILTMLKLFRRMRELMNEGVLQTQFAATYPLEDVRKAVEHAATPGKGGKVLLKIGVR
- the cls gene encoding cardiolipin synthase yields the protein MSLSDFLTAFWPDIAGWLLLTEVLLTVGTLLAVMHIKREPMSAIAWSLTVLLVPFFGAFLFLVFGYQTVHRRLRRRRERSKAYKAFTARTGGPSAGVRPELEVLAKLGHHGDGFPVTGGNAVALYHEGNAAFEAMLQAIESAQHHVHSQFFICHSDDTGKRFINALRACAKRKVEVRFLVDWVGSYGLSSRLLRELEADGGRVASFLPLVNPLRVNLRNHRKILVVDGHTGFAGGLNIGDEYLSKCPTFGYWRDTHFRIAGPAVEGLQHTFLDDWHFTTNEAVKGGRYFPAPEKRAPGTVLAQVVASGPDAEYKAIRETYVAAILRARERVWIASPYFVPDAGFRDALVIAARSGVDVRLLGLCRPDKWLPFLAARYYWTDMLAAGVKVYQYTRGMLHSKLVLVDDEWASVGSANTDNRSLFLNFECNVQFFDAGVVKGLEEAYLADLEWSVRLDPDVYATRPLVGRLAENACRLFSPVL
- a CDS encoding GGDEF domain-containing protein, with product MSSSGRVIAEKVTETWVSTPKKLFTAKREACLVHIYPTGPTMGCRYPLTDRPLVLGRGEDSDIRLTDHSVSRKHALIEPAVDGYHVSDQNSTNGTFVNDKQLETSRLLSDGDYLRVGNCLYRYLAGGNIEAEYHEEIYRLTILDGLTQIHNQRYLDEFLEREVVRSQRHHRPLSVLAIDIDKFKTINDSLGHLCGDFVLRELAGVIRGIVRQEDLFARSGGEEFVVVLVETTLEGALQVAERIREAVAEHQFRFETTPVNLTISIGLASTMGDDNASTTDLRHTADQKLYEAKRTGRNRVCS
- the larB gene encoding nickel pincer cofactor biosynthesis protein LarB, which encodes MTSDELQQLLEGVRTGAIDVTDATARLGRASVAELSFATLDLDRQQRCGFPEVVFAEGKTAEWVEGAVRRLSEAGQDCFVTRVSAEQSAHLATHFPHADQDRLARTFWLPLAGERPAPVGRVCVVTAGTSDLPVAQEALVTARVMGAGVELIVDVGVAGLHRILRQRERLTSADVVIVVAGMDGALPSVVGGLVDCPVIACPTSIGYGAAFGGVAALLTMLNSCSAGVCVVNIDAGFKAGYVAARFTKRLQTPSARG